Proteins from a genomic interval of Nostoc sp. TCL240-02:
- a CDS encoding tetratricopeptide repeat protein: MSDFAENNQQIPRDDSQEIESLQRDLPLTKEIQDTEREIRRIIKLGSNYYSANNYEQALKCYQESFSKAKEIGNRQLEALSLLSLGWVYQRLETESGKFEQMLKCHHQCLAIAEEISDSWLLASVQVSLGRTYHILGDYQKAISYSQQSLAISQQLHAPSLEEGACETLKMAAEALEKQQPTVEYQDVIPSGELVLSQIGLDATSLKLRKISPQLRAQYQAVINWLTKYKPVQDASNLEKIRGYLEACYHLFQLQAWEDAIAVFSTRLNPTVNQELHAKLGTWGYYREQIELYSQLLGKLDPRMEAITQNNLGGAHFSIGRYDLAIEYHQKSLVITRELSNQALEADALRGLGLAYGAKGDFDTGISYHKQHLAIMEELGECAGIALALSSLGDCYNSQGQYQKAIEFCLQSAKIAREVGEQTVEGAALGNLGNAYLYLGEYQKAIEYYQQDLDIARELDNRIAEATTLGNLGNVHLSTGEYNQAIDFCNQHLNIAREIGDRQGELMALGNLGNAYSFLADYQQAIKFSQQSLSIAMEIGDRTRVGWTLALLCMTYLALHDYNQAIELCQQSLAVAKEIGDRSGEGTALIYLSIAYYSLGEYQEAINCSQQSLVIAKEIGNRTTQAAALGSLGVSYYFLGDFTQAIDYQMQSLGIAKQIGERAIQGKVLDNMGLVYHALAEYDKAIECFGQSLTIARVIGDWATEGIVLGNLGKTYYTVNAYSQATECYQQSLIVAQKLGHLQKERALLGGLGAAYDCLGDYDNAIKFYHQSLVVAQKIGDYQKQAVTLRLLGLVHDSIGEYSQAISFFEQCLAIARKINDFEEMGRATGNIGSTYYSSKDYQKAIEYHKQHLNIALETADRVAEAAALSNLANSLSELEHYPEALENLHIALEISREIGEPYNEAVILYNLAELYYEMENLDLALENCEQAFVIANALGISLLQDCQELKAKLRI, translated from the coding sequence ATGAGTGATTTTGCTGAAAATAATCAACAGATACCAAGAGATGATAGTCAAGAGATTGAGTCTCTACAACGTGATTTACCTCTGACAAAAGAAATACAAGACACCGAAAGAGAAATACGCAGAATAATAAAACTTGGCAGTAATTATTATTCTGCCAACAATTACGAGCAAGCATTGAAGTGCTACCAAGAGAGTTTCAGTAAAGCTAAGGAAATAGGAAACCGTCAGTTAGAAGCTTTAAGTCTACTCAGCCTTGGGTGGGTATATCAAAGACTAGAAACCGAAAGTGGCAAATTTGAGCAAATGCTGAAGTGTCACCATCAGTGTTTAGCTATTGCTGAAGAAATTTCAGACTCTTGGTTGCTTGCGTCGGTACAGGTTAGTTTAGGGCGGACTTACCATATTTTGGGAGACTACCAAAAAGCCATTTCTTACTCTCAACAGAGTTTAGCAATTTCGCAGCAACTTCATGCTCCTTCCTTGGAAGAAGGAGCCTGTGAAACTTTGAAAATGGCTGCTGAGGCTTTGGAAAAACAACAGCCAACGGTAGAATATCAAGATGTTATACCTTCTGGGGAGCTAGTTTTATCGCAAATAGGACTCGATGCAACTTCTCTGAAACTTCGCAAAATTTCGCCCCAGCTACGCGCACAATATCAAGCTGTTATCAACTGGCTAACAAAATACAAACCAGTTCAAGATGCTTCTAATCTAGAAAAAATACGAGGTTACCTGGAAGCTTGCTACCATCTTTTTCAACTGCAAGCTTGGGAAGATGCAATCGCAGTTTTTTCAACTCGTTTAAACCCAACAGTTAATCAAGAGTTACATGCTAAACTTGGCACTTGGGGTTATTACCGAGAGCAAATTGAACTTTATAGCCAACTTTTAGGTAAATTAGATCCAAGAATGGAAGCAATTACCCAGAATAATTTGGGTGGTGCCCATTTTTCTATAGGTCGTTATGACCTAGCAATTGAGTATCATCAAAAAAGTTTAGTTATTACGAGAGAATTGAGCAATCAAGCTCTTGAAGCAGATGCTTTAAGAGGTTTGGGCTTGGCTTATGGGGCAAAAGGGGACTTTGATACAGGAATTTCTTACCATAAACAACACCTAGCTATCATGGAAGAACTTGGCGAATGTGCAGGTATTGCATTGGCGCTAAGTAGTTTGGGGGATTGCTACAATTCTCAGGGACAGTATCAAAAAGCTATTGAATTCTGTTTACAAAGCGCCAAAATTGCGCGGGAAGTCGGTGAGCAAACTGTGGAAGGAGCAGCTTTAGGAAATTTGGGTAATGCTTACCTTTATTTAGGAGAATATCAAAAAGCTATTGAATACTATCAACAAGATTTAGATATTGCTAGAGAACTTGATAATCGTATTGCAGAAGCAACTACTTTAGGTAACTTGGGAAACGTTCACTTGTCTACAGGGGAGTATAATCAAGCTATTGATTTTTGCAATCAACACTTAAATATTGCGCGAGAAATTGGCGATCGCCAAGGGGAACTAATGGCTTTGGGAAACCTTGGCAATGCCTACAGTTTTCTTGCGGATTATCAGCAAGCAATTAAGTTTAGCCAACAAAGTTTGAGCATCGCAATGGAAATAGGCGATCGTACTAGAGTTGGGTGGACGCTTGCTCTTCTGTGCATGACTTATCTTGCCTTGCATGATTACAATCAAGCAATTGAGTTGTGCCAGCAAAGTTTAGCAGTTGCGAAAGAAATTGGCGACCGTTCTGGGGAGGGGACAGCGTTAATTTATCTCAGTATAGCTTATTACTCTTTAGGAGAGTACCAGGAAGCTATTAATTGTTCTCAACAAAGTTTGGTAATTGCTAAAGAAATAGGCAATCGCACTACGCAAGCAGCAGCACTAGGTAGTTTGGGTGTTAGTTACTATTTTTTAGGGGACTTTACACAGGCGATTGACTATCAAATGCAAAGCTTAGGCATCGCAAAGCAAATTGGAGAACGCGCTATTCAAGGTAAAGTCCTAGACAACATGGGCTTGGTTTACCATGCTCTGGCAGAATACGACAAAGCCATTGAGTGCTTTGGGCAAAGCTTAACCATTGCAAGAGTTATAGGCGATTGGGCAACAGAAGGGATAGTGTTAGGAAATTTGGGTAAAACTTACTATACTGTCAATGCATACTCGCAAGCAACAGAGTGCTATCAACAAAGCTTGATAGTTGCACAAAAACTAGGACATTTGCAAAAAGAAAGGGCTTTACTTGGAGGATTGGGTGCTGCATATGATTGTTTAGGAGACTATGACAATGCCATCAAGTTTTATCACCAAAGCTTAGTTGTTGCACAGAAAATTGGCGATTATCAAAAACAGGCAGTTACCCTCAGACTTTTGGGTCTTGTACATGATTCTATCGGTGAATACAGCCAAGCTATTAGCTTCTTCGAGCAGTGTTTGGCTATTGCACGGAAAATTAATGATTTCGAGGAAATGGGAAGAGCAACAGGTAATATCGGCTCAACTTACTATTCTTCAAAAGACTATCAAAAGGCTATCGAATATCACAAACAACATCTAAATATAGCACTAGAGACAGCCGATCGCGTAGCAGAAGCAGCCGCATTATCTAATTTAGCAAATTCTCTATCAGAGCTTGAACACTATCCAGAAGCTTTGGAAAATTTGCATATAGCCTTGGAGATTTCTAGAGAAATTGGTGAGCCTTACAATGAGGCTGTAATTCTTTATAACTTGGCGGAACTTTATTATGAAATGGAAAACTTGGATTTGGCACTAGAGAATTGCGAACAGGCATTTGTAATTGCAAATGCATTAGGTATTTCACTGCTTCAAGACTGCCAGGAATTGAAAGCTAAACTGAGAATATAG
- a CDS encoding tetratricopeptide repeat protein, producing the protein MREILPLAQEILAAIQIDPKSIRSISPPSKRSAYQAIINWLIRYHPSLDSPNLKKINGLLEVFHHLCEVGAWDKASQLLRIRLNTPTQEELDNQLHTWGYYTKQIQLYQKLLGQLNKEWDAIIFNGLGIASDSLGKHQQALAYHQQQLEIALQLESQAIKARALGGLGVTYHCLGQYPTAISFYTEQLHLARSLGNLDMLINAVGGLGLCQYQLGDYTEALNYFQLQRELNQERGDPVSEARLQNNLGNIYLAQGKLHEALEAYQVWLETACKIGDRAAEGRACGNLGNVYQTQGNFSQAVEYYLKDLAIARDIGDRRGEAHALGNIATAYASLKNFPKATEYGQQHLKLTRELGDRTHEQKALTHLGNIHALSNMYLFAIECYHDALTIADEQGDDKTRADLYDKLGYLYLQQRHEFKAIAHYMKALESAKAIQDLPLQGKALNNLGSIYLTLEQHLTAIDYFRQALKIRQQINDQEGQTKLLFLLGKIFKEQNQLQEAITAFQSLMQLFKDMGKHDLVQQCDAVIHNIIQ; encoded by the coding sequence ATGAGAGAAATTTTGCCACTGGCACAAGAGATCCTGGCAGCGATTCAGATCGATCCCAAGTCTATTCGATCGATTAGCCCTCCTTCAAAGCGAAGTGCATATCAAGCTATCATCAATTGGCTCATCCGATATCATCCATCACTCGATAGCCCCAACCTGAAGAAAATTAATGGATTGCTAGAAGTCTTTCATCATCTTTGCGAGGTAGGAGCTTGGGATAAAGCTAGCCAGCTGCTTCGCATAAGGCTAAATACTCCAACTCAAGAGGAACTTGACAACCAACTACACACTTGGGGATACTACACCAAGCAAATTCAACTCTATCAAAAGCTTCTCGGTCAACTCAACAAAGAATGGGATGCGATTATTTTCAATGGATTAGGGATTGCATCCGATAGCCTTGGAAAACATCAGCAAGCCCTTGCTTATCACCAACAACAGTTAGAGATTGCCCTCCAGCTTGAGTCACAGGCAATTAAAGCCAGAGCACTTGGAGGTTTGGGTGTGACATATCACTGCCTTGGACAGTATCCAACGGCAATCAGTTTCTACACAGAGCAGCTTCATCTGGCACGATCTCTTGGTAATCTTGACATGCTGATAAATGCTGTTGGGGGATTGGGGCTGTGCCAATATCAACTTGGAGACTACACAGAAGCGCTGAACTACTTTCAGCTTCAGCGAGAACTAAATCAAGAACGAGGAGACCCTGTTTCAGAAGCAAGGTTGCAGAACAATCTAGGAAATATCTACTTAGCTCAAGGCAAGCTACATGAGGCACTTGAGGCATATCAAGTATGGCTAGAAACTGCTTGTAAGATTGGCGATCGTGCAGCCGAGGGTCGAGCTTGTGGAAATTTGGGTAATGTGTATCAAACTCAGGGCAATTTCTCTCAGGCAGTGGAATACTACTTAAAAGACCTCGCTATTGCTCGTGATATTGGCGACCGCAGAGGTGAAGCTCATGCTTTAGGGAATATCGCTACTGCTTATGCTTCACTCAAAAACTTTCCAAAAGCAACGGAATATGGGCAACAACATCTCAAGCTGACGCGAGAGCTAGGAGACCGAACTCACGAACAAAAAGCACTAACTCATCTGGGCAATATTCATGCACTCAGTAACATGTATCTGTTTGCAATCGAATGCTATCATGATGCCCTTACCATTGCGGATGAACAAGGGGATGACAAAACCAGGGCTGACCTTTACGATAAGTTGGGCTATCTTTACTTACAACAACGCCATGAGTTCAAAGCCATTGCCCACTACATGAAAGCTCTTGAGAGCGCAAAAGCTATTCAGGACTTGCCACTTCAGGGCAAGGCTTTGAATAATTTGGGAAGTATCTACCTCACTCTGGAACAACATTTGACCGCAATTGACTACTTCCGTCAAGCACTGAAAATTAGACAGCAAATTAATGATCAAGAGGGACAAACCAAACTTTTGTTTCTTCTTGGGAAAATATTTAAGGAACAAAACCAACTACAAGAGGCGATTACAGCCTTTCAATCGCTTATGCAGTTGTTTAAGGACATGGGGAAACATGACTTAGTTCAACAGTGCGATGCAGTCATTCACAATATTATTCAATAA
- a CDS encoding tetratricopeptide repeat protein, with product MISNSILPDSKFILSELGIEASSVRFIKHSLKRTHYQAAINWLSRYIPKSTENKLEQIRGFLEAFHHFCSVDALQPASRILTIRLNTVTHDEFGNQLYTWGYCQEQIKLYEALLGKLDATCDSIFLNNLGLAYRSLGDYTKAANYYSQSVTIAKALHDLEGEGIALCNLGHIHILQGQCELAIACFQDALQIAYQSKDIPLLGDTIGNLGLVFQTLGEYAKAIECHQQYLAIAQRIDDPTREHRALNGLGIAYQRLENYTQAVAAYQQSLAISQKIGDRFDEGTVLGNLGAAFLELGDYQEAINYFQQHQVLAEEISDRAGIARAAGNLSITYERLGNYIQARDFAQKHCQIATEIGDRSGEAKALHELGLALIKLEQFTDAKEQLQGATSLLSYIGNADEQAEVLKDLAYLHYQLGDYEAALTCCQRALAISKQSGGELWDACHQLIEQLQSENENSIA from the coding sequence ATGATCTCAAATTCAATTCTACCAGATAGTAAATTTATTCTCTCAGAGCTAGGAATAGAAGCATCAAGTGTTAGATTCATCAAACATTCACTAAAACGCACTCACTACCAAGCGGCAATTAACTGGCTCAGTCGGTACATACCTAAATCAACCGAGAATAAGCTGGAACAAATTCGTGGTTTTCTAGAAGCTTTCCATCATTTCTGCTCTGTAGATGCATTGCAGCCTGCTAGCAGAATTCTCACTATCCGGCTTAATACAGTAACTCATGATGAATTTGGTAACCAGCTCTATACTTGGGGGTATTGTCAGGAGCAAATTAAGCTCTACGAAGCATTACTAGGAAAACTCGATGCTACATGTGACTCAATCTTCCTCAATAACTTGGGGTTAGCCTATCGTTCTCTTGGAGATTACACCAAAGCGGCAAACTACTATTCTCAAAGTGTTACGATTGCAAAGGCTCTTCATGATTTAGAAGGAGAAGGCATAGCACTTTGTAACTTGGGTCATATTCATATTTTGCAAGGACAGTGTGAATTAGCAATCGCCTGTTTTCAGGATGCCCTGCAAATCGCCTATCAATCTAAAGATATCCCATTACTAGGAGATACCATTGGCAATTTAGGGTTGGTGTTCCAGACACTTGGAGAATATGCAAAAGCCATTGAGTGCCATCAGCAATATTTAGCAATTGCCCAGCGAATAGATGATCCAACGAGAGAACACAGGGCGCTCAACGGTTTGGGTATTGCCTATCAAAGATTGGAGAATTATACACAGGCAGTAGCAGCTTATCAGCAATCATTGGCGATTTCCCAAAAAATTGGCGATCGTTTCGACGAGGGTACTGTTCTCGGCAATTTAGGAGCTGCATTTTTGGAATTAGGAGACTACCAGGAGGCGATCAATTACTTCCAACAACATCAAGTGCTTGCAGAGGAAATTAGCGATCGTGCTGGTATAGCTCGTGCTGCCGGAAATCTATCAATTACATATGAAAGATTAGGAAACTACATTCAGGCAAGGGATTTTGCACAGAAGCATTGTCAGATTGCAACAGAGATAGGCGATCGCTCAGGAGAAGCAAAAGCACTTCATGAATTAGGACTTGCATTAATCAAACTGGAGCAGTTCACAGATGCTAAGGAGCAGTTACAAGGCGCTACATCACTATTGAGTTACATTGGCAATGCTGACGAACAAGCAGAAGTCCTTAAAGACTTGGCATATTTACATTATCAGCTTGGTGATTACGAGGCAGCACTAACTTGTTGCCAGAGAGCGCTAGCAATCTCAAAACAGTCGGGTGGAGAACTTTGGGATGCCTGCCATCAACTTATAGAGCAATTACAGTCAGAAAATGAGAACTCGATCGCATGA
- a CDS encoding caspase family protein — protein sequence MVGIPSQLLNRLRQTLLECEQFESDRQLRSVFNSYEPLRPWRSSVPQADSLTSRVDNVIGFLVDKRRSNTQENALVLLLRSLSSLIDQEDERHQQLADLAVELENALGSTSTRNEPQPINQPGINPRGNAVQTNNQAPELRPIKNRWALLVGVNSYNDPNFSRLNFCVDDVLALEERLKALNYTVVCLNDKLGHGNSRFPTRDNVEAELIQLCQMVEPDDLLLVHFACHGKLFNGMPVLIVNNTRSPTLEKTGLSLEEVKRHMRSSKAKRLVLTLDACHMGVETGRDIDDPQFIHNAYELAEGFALIAASTAQQKAQESQDKKFGVFTYYLLEALNGKADRGSKRFVTVDDIKTYVLDSLRRWSVQNGGIIQEPTAYTEGLGDIILADYRNNPG from the coding sequence ATGGTAGGTATCCCCTCACAACTGCTTAACCGATTACGTCAAACGCTTTTAGAATGCGAACAATTTGAGAGCGATCGCCAACTCCGGTCTGTTTTTAACAGCTACGAACCTCTCAGACCTTGGCGTTCGAGCGTACCCCAGGCAGATAGCCTTACTAGCAGAGTAGATAATGTAATTGGCTTTTTAGTTGACAAACGTCGCAGTAATACCCAAGAGAATGCCCTTGTCCTACTCTTGCGTTCGTTAAGCAGTTTAATAGATCAAGAAGATGAACGCCATCAACAACTGGCAGATTTAGCAGTCGAACTGGAAAATGCCCTTGGAAGTACATCAACTAGAAATGAACCTCAACCAATAAATCAACCAGGAATTAATCCAAGAGGTAATGCAGTACAAACAAATAACCAAGCACCAGAACTTCGCCCGATAAAAAATCGCTGGGCACTTTTGGTAGGTGTCAACAGCTATAACGACCCTAACTTTAGCCGCTTAAATTTCTGCGTAGATGATGTGCTGGCATTAGAAGAGAGACTCAAAGCACTCAACTACACAGTTGTTTGCTTAAACGACAAGCTTGGACACGGTAACTCCCGCTTCCCTACCCGCGACAATGTAGAAGCAGAGTTAATTCAACTTTGTCAAATGGTCGAACCAGATGATCTATTGTTAGTGCATTTTGCTTGTCACGGAAAGCTTTTCAATGGAATGCCTGTACTGATAGTAAATAATACTCGTTCACCAACATTGGAAAAAACTGGACTATCCCTAGAAGAAGTAAAGCGACATATGCGTTCCAGTAAAGCAAAGCGTTTGGTGCTGACGCTGGATGCTTGCCACATGGGAGTAGAAACGGGCAGGGACATTGACGACCCGCAGTTTATTCATAATGCTTATGAGTTAGCTGAGGGTTTTGCTTTAATTGCTGCCAGCACAGCCCAACAAAAAGCGCAAGAGTCACAAGATAAAAAGTTTGGGGTGTTTACTTACTATCTGCTAGAAGCACTCAACGGTAAAGCAGATAGGGGTAGCAAGCGTTTTGTGACTGTGGACGATATTAAGACTTATGTATTAGATAGTCTCAGGCGTTGGAGTGTGCAAAATGGTGGCATTATTCAAGAACCGACTGCTTACACTGAGGGGTTAGGGGACATTATATTAGCGGATTATCGCAATAATCCAGGTTAG
- a CDS encoding NB-ARC domain-containing protein codes for MSAGLPRELNNRCRQVLLQCDEFKDYETLIAVFVTDELLPFKYEIRKANNPKQLVNFCIADLIEKLTDRGESVLAILLATLGDKYHPGDRQYSELSELYETVKNAIEKLSQSTSTFNQEKCVEKRVVGLEEIPEIAVWQGRTQLIDKLKTKLLQPGEQPNYTNILPKVIALLGQGGIGKTSLAVKLLESVGLIFKPPSLASESPYDGVIFFRVKEGSRFDEIAQFFFNALEIEAAELANNAQDKINIILAKLLEQRFLILIDEPEIMLHPASHALAGYATCEEFGVLLNDLTYKNHQSQIIITCREKPSNLADSRYEGSQPDSELVHLETLGGVSIESGIKILQQRHLTDSDEDLEWIAQSVNGHVFLLTQLAAIAKGKPGYLRKHPELVIKNAAKLLKVQFERQSEEARELLQRICILREPINIKGLTFLRLYTDDWIKEDCLIKPCELEKKYKTSDVEIDKTELIITRLVDNCLVESYYDEQECEHYYGLHRVIKEFLQKELINNLPALLQRVYLYYKAAKNIYDNPKSIEGSIPVFCKEDENQSG; via the coding sequence ATGAGTGCAGGATTGCCAAGAGAGCTAAATAATAGATGTCGCCAAGTTCTCTTGCAATGCGATGAGTTTAAGGATTACGAGACTCTGATTGCAGTTTTCGTAACTGATGAACTACTTCCATTTAAATATGAAATCAGAAAGGCCAATAATCCAAAGCAACTAGTTAACTTTTGTATAGCAGATTTAATAGAAAAATTAACAGACAGAGGTGAGTCTGTTTTAGCAATTTTGTTAGCTACTTTAGGAGATAAGTACCATCCAGGGGATAGGCAATATAGTGAATTGAGTGAACTGTATGAGACTGTCAAGAATGCTATTGAAAAGCTTTCTCAGTCAACAAGCACCTTTAATCAAGAAAAATGCGTTGAAAAACGAGTGGTAGGGTTAGAAGAAATCCCAGAAATAGCTGTGTGGCAAGGGCGAACTCAGTTAATAGATAAATTAAAAACTAAATTGCTGCAACCAGGAGAGCAGCCGAATTATACAAATATTCTGCCTAAAGTTATAGCATTGTTGGGACAAGGAGGAATAGGGAAAACAAGTTTAGCTGTTAAACTTTTAGAATCGGTGGGTTTGATATTTAAACCACCTTCTCTAGCTTCTGAAAGTCCTTATGATGGTGTAATTTTCTTTCGAGTAAAAGAAGGAAGTAGATTTGATGAAATTGCTCAATTCTTCTTTAACGCCTTAGAAATCGAAGCAGCAGAATTAGCTAATAATGCTCAAGACAAAATTAACATTATATTGGCAAAATTATTAGAGCAGCGGTTTTTAATCTTGATTGATGAACCAGAGATAATGTTACATCCAGCTAGCCATGCTTTAGCTGGATATGCTACTTGTGAAGAATTTGGTGTCTTGCTAAATGATTTAACGTATAAAAATCACCAATCTCAAATTATTATAACCTGTAGAGAAAAACCATCTAATTTGGCAGATTCGCGGTATGAAGGTTCCCAGCCAGATTCAGAGTTAGTGCATTTAGAAACTTTGGGAGGTGTGTCAATTGAATCAGGCATTAAAATTTTGCAGCAACGTCACCTTACAGACAGCGACGAAGATTTAGAATGGATAGCACAAAGTGTGAATGGACATGTATTTTTACTTACTCAGTTAGCTGCTATTGCTAAAGGTAAACCTGGATATCTCCGCAAACATCCAGAATTAGTAATAAAAAATGCTGCCAAACTTTTGAAAGTTCAATTTGAGCGTCAAAGTGAGGAGGCAAGGGAACTTTTACAACGTATATGTATATTACGTGAACCTATTAATATTAAAGGTTTAACATTTTTACGCTTATATACAGATGATTGGATTAAGGAGGACTGCTTAATAAAGCCTTGTGAACTAGAAAAAAAATATAAGACGAGTGATGTAGAGATTGATAAAACAGAGTTAATTATAACAAGATTAGTTGATAATTGTTTAGTTGAATCTTATTACGATGAACAAGAGTGTGAACATTATTATGGGTTACATCGTGTTATTAAAGAATTTTTACAAAAAGAACTTATAAATAATTTACCTGCTCTTTTGCAAAGAGTTTACCTATATTATAAAGCAGCTAAAAATATATATGATAATCCCAAAAGTATCGAAGGGAGCATCCCAGTTTTTTGCAAAGAAGACGAAAATCAGTCAGGATAG
- a CDS encoding ISKra4 family transposase (programmed frameshift) has protein sequence MTPEQKQALQKHIQAIAKILYEDTSKEKLTNLAAIEEAVRSQMQKHVMPEVGGFFIETITGTTAGYQRRLKSILGELAITSKQAIELEVAPSTQLSPYLETCCLRVSANVSYEDAASDIKYFTGIEVSHSSQQRLVHRQNFELPTPEQTIEELSVDGGNIRVRTPKGQICAWLGYKAISLHHLGILGTSFQNNQIVIDWVNDQPLASPLTCIGDGHDGIWNIIDQLAPDAQRREILDWFHLIENLHKVGGSQKRLKQAQNLLWKGQVEATIALFTDCKGKQVQNFCRYLDKHRNRIINYEYYQAEEICSIGSGSVESAVKQVDRRTKISGAQWKRENVPQVLAHRCAYLNGLLSV, from the exons ATGACCCCAGAACAAAAGCAAGCTCTTCAAAAACATATTCAGGCGATTGCTAAAATATTGTATGAAGATACGTCAAAAGAAAAGCTCACAAATCTTGCAGCAATTGAAGAAGCAGTGCGGAGTCAAATGCAGAAGCATGTTATGCCAGAAGTAGGGG GTTTTTTTATCGAAACGATTACAGGGACAACCGCAGGATACCAACGACGGCTCAAAAGCATTCTTGGAGAGTTAGCAATAACGAGCAAACAAGCCATTGAATTAGAAGTCGCACCAAGTACTCAACTGAGTCCATATCTAGAAACTTGTTGTTTGAGGGTAAGTGCGAATGTCAGCTATGAAGATGCGGCATCAGACATCAAGTATTTTACGGGCATAGAGGTTTCTCACAGCAGTCAACAGAGATTAGTGCATCGCCAGAATTTTGAGTTGCCAACACCAGAACAGACAATTGAAGAATTAAGCGTCGATGGTGGAAACATCCGTGTCCGAACTCCTAAAGGTCAAATATGTGCATGGCTTGGCTATAAAGCAATTAGCTTACATCATCTCGGAATCTTGGGAACTTCATTTCAGAATAATCAGATTGTGATTGATTGGGTTAATGACCAACCACTGGCTAGCCCACTCACTTGTATTGGTGATGGACATGACGGCATTTGGAATATAATTGACCAATTAGCACCTGATGCACAACGTCGAGAAATACTTGATTGGTTCCATTTAATAGAAAACCTCCACAAAGTTGGGGGTTCACAAAAACGCTTGAAACAAGCACAAAATCTACTATGGAAAGGCCAAGTTGAGGCTACTATTGCCTTATTTACAGATTGTAAAGGCAAACAAGTACAAAACTTTTGCCGTTATCTTGATAAGCATCGCAATCGCATTATCAACTACGAATATTATCAAGCTGAAGAAATTTGTTCAATTGGTTCAGGTTCAGTTGAATCTGCCGTTAAACAGGTTGACCGTCGAACAAAAATTTCCGGGGCACAATGGAAACGAGAAAATGTGCCTCAAGTCCTAGCCCATCGCTGTGCTTACCTCAATGGATTATTGTCAGTTTGA